A region from the Salidesulfovibrio onnuriiensis genome encodes:
- the dnaN gene encoding DNA polymerase III subunit beta, which translates to MFLKVNRDDIIEGLQKSANIIPAKTGAAFLRTIWLHCENGRLNIMSTDSNLEFMGAYQAEITDEGLAGVQGRAFYDLVRQLRSNQGELVIKTDGENQNLLVEQKSRKYKFPVNDPEWFQKFSTFPENGTVFWSGDFLHEIIDKISFCISDEDSMEAIACLYMVPREEEGNKRIEVCGLNGHQFAMFNFVNDDIFELFPQEGVLIQKKYLAELKKWLTADEIELAISDKRMFFRTGDKSETFTLPMSYYQYPNYHNFLAKLNDDDVCKLQVKRDELVEALGRVSLFNTDSNRCAYFSFAPTEVTIYSQGQETGTAREAIDATYTGALEKIAFPTKNLIEILNHFNSETVTFTLTGTEAPCGISGEDDPDYNVIVMPMMIQEETYYTEESA; encoded by the coding sequence ATGTTTCTGAAAGTGAACAGAGACGATATCATCGAAGGTCTGCAGAAGTCCGCCAACATCATTCCCGCGAAAACGGGTGCGGCATTCCTGAGAACCATCTGGCTCCACTGCGAGAATGGACGCCTGAACATCATGTCCACGGATTCCAACCTGGAATTCATGGGCGCCTACCAGGCCGAGATCACGGATGAGGGTCTGGCCGGTGTCCAGGGGCGGGCATTCTATGATCTGGTTCGCCAGCTCCGCTCCAATCAGGGGGAACTGGTCATCAAGACCGACGGCGAGAACCAGAACCTGCTGGTGGAACAGAAGTCCAGGAAGTACAAGTTCCCGGTCAACGATCCCGAGTGGTTCCAGAAGTTCTCCACCTTCCCGGAAAACGGCACCGTGTTCTGGTCCGGCGATTTCCTGCATGAGATCATCGACAAGATCTCCTTCTGCATTTCCGATGAGGATTCCATGGAGGCCATCGCCTGCCTGTACATGGTTCCCCGCGAGGAAGAGGGCAACAAGCGTATCGAGGTCTGCGGCCTGAACGGCCACCAGTTCGCCATGTTCAACTTCGTCAACGACGACATTTTCGAGCTCTTCCCGCAGGAAGGCGTGCTCATCCAGAAAAAATACCTGGCCGAGCTCAAGAAGTGGCTCACCGCAGACGAGATCGAACTGGCCATCAGCGACAAGCGCATGTTCTTCCGCACCGGTGACAAGTCCGAGACCTTCACCCTGCCCATGAGCTACTACCAGTATCCCAACTACCACAACTTCCTGGCCAAGCTGAACGACGACGATGTCTGCAAGCTCCAGGTCAAGCGCGACGAACTGGTGGAGGCCCTGGGCCGCGTCTCGCTGTTCAACACCGACTCCAACCGCTGCGCCTACTTCAGCTTCGCGCCCACGGAAGTGACCATCTATTCCCAGGGCCAGGAGACGGGTACCGCGCGCGAGGCCATTGACGCAACCTACACGGGGGCCCTGGAGAAGATCGCCTTCCCCACCAAGAACCTCATCGAGATACTCAACCACTTCAATTCCGAAACGGTCACCTTCACCCTGACCGGCACGGAAGCCCCCTGCGGCATCAGCGGCGAGGACGATCCGGACTACAACGTCATTGTCATGCCCATGATGATTCAGGAAGAGACTTACTACACCGAGGAAAGCGCATAA
- a CDS encoding helix-turn-helix domain-containing protein — protein MAIIINLDVILAKRKVNSKTLAEAVGITPQNLSILKTGKAKAIRFSTLEAICDFLQCQPGDILEYRPEDGE, from the coding sequence ATGGCGATCATCATCAATCTCGACGTGATCCTGGCCAAGCGAAAGGTGAACTCCAAGACCCTGGCCGAGGCCGTGGGCATCACGCCCCAGAACCTGTCCATCCTCAAGACGGGCAAGGCCAAGGCCATCCGCTTCTCCACCCTGGAGGCCATCTGCGACTTTCTCCAGTGTCAGCCCGGCGATATCCTGGAATACCGGCCAGAGGACGGCGAATAA
- the gyrA gene encoding DNA gyrase subunit A codes for MTNTISIESELKKSYLEYSLSVIIGRAIPDVRDGLKPVHRRIMFAQHDLGNSYNRAYKKSARVVGDVIGKYHPHGDSAVYDALVRMAQDFSMRDPLVDGQGNFGSIDGDAAAAMRYTEVRMARLASEFLADIDKNTVDFRPNYDNTLQEPVVLPTKVPNLLLNGTAGIAVGMATNIPPHNLGELIGGTIHLLDNPGCTIADLMGFIKGPDFPTGATIFGGQGLVDAYTSGRGSIKIRGVMEVEEKKGNRQSIVVREIPYAVNKSTLVEKIAQLVNDKRIEGITDLRDESDRNGIRIVMDLKRGSIPDIIINQLYKFTPLETSFGINMMAVVKNRPMLLNIKEVLSYFLDHRREVIIRRTKFDLDKAEKRVHILEGLRIAVDNIDEVVKIIRASASAVEAKANLMERFELSEIQAQAILDMRLQRLTGLEREKLMEEYAELLKRIEYFKSILENEDVLKGVIRDELMEVDKTYTTPRKSELLRHDLDSIDIEDLIADDEAVITLSRRGYIKRTPLTNYQAQRRGGKGISGVQTSDGDFIQNFMLTTNHKWLLLFTNFGKMFKIKAHQVPEGSRYAKGAHIANLLPLDKDEHIATAMSLQDMSSERFFLFVTKRGMIKRSPMDLYQNCRTTGLKAVNLKEGDELMGVQEVNPDADCILATRNGTAIRFNIRDARPMGRVTAGVKGISLRGDDEVVSAVTTSDGERFELLTVSEGGFGKRTHIEQYRIQSRGGKGILNMRLTDKTGSVIGACLVNDTDDIILLTSGNKIIRMKVEEISLTRGRATQGVRLVRMDEDVNVAGFDLVMDPTETEEEDTED; via the coding sequence ATGACAAATACGATTTCCATCGAAAGTGAACTCAAGAAAAGCTACCTTGAGTACTCGCTGAGCGTCATCATCGGGCGTGCAATTCCGGATGTGCGCGACGGGCTCAAGCCCGTTCACCGCCGCATCATGTTCGCCCAGCATGACCTCGGAAACTCCTACAACCGGGCCTACAAGAAGTCCGCGCGCGTGGTCGGTGACGTCATCGGTAAATACCACCCGCATGGCGACTCGGCCGTGTATGACGCCTTGGTGCGCATGGCCCAGGACTTTTCCATGCGCGATCCGCTCGTGGACGGGCAGGGGAACTTCGGTTCCATCGACGGCGACGCCGCTGCGGCAATGCGTTACACCGAAGTGCGCATGGCCCGTCTGGCCAGTGAATTCCTGGCCGACATCGACAAGAACACCGTGGATTTCCGTCCCAACTACGACAACACCCTTCAGGAACCCGTGGTGCTGCCCACCAAGGTTCCCAACCTGCTCCTGAACGGCACCGCGGGCATCGCGGTGGGTATGGCCACCAACATCCCGCCCCACAACCTGGGCGAACTCATCGGCGGCACCATCCACCTGCTGGACAACCCCGGCTGTACCATTGCCGACCTCATGGGCTTCATCAAGGGTCCGGACTTCCCCACCGGCGCCACCATCTTCGGCGGCCAGGGGCTCGTGGACGCCTATACCTCGGGCCGAGGCTCCATCAAGATCCGCGGGGTCATGGAGGTTGAAGAGAAAAAGGGCAACCGCCAGTCCATCGTGGTCAGGGAAATCCCCTACGCGGTGAACAAGTCCACCCTGGTGGAAAAGATCGCCCAGCTGGTCAACGACAAGAGGATCGAGGGCATCACCGACCTGCGCGACGAATCCGACCGCAACGGCATCCGCATCGTCATGGACCTCAAGCGCGGTTCCATTCCCGATATCATCATCAACCAGCTCTACAAGTTCACGCCGCTGGAAACCAGCTTCGGCATCAACATGATGGCCGTGGTCAAGAACCGGCCCATGCTGCTGAACATCAAGGAAGTGCTCAGCTACTTCCTGGACCACCGCCGGGAAGTGATCATCCGCCGCACTAAGTTCGACCTGGACAAGGCCGAAAAGCGGGTGCACATCCTCGAAGGCCTGCGCATTGCCGTGGACAATATCGACGAGGTGGTCAAGATCATCCGCGCCTCGGCTTCCGCCGTGGAGGCCAAGGCCAACCTCATGGAGCGTTTCGAGCTTTCCGAAATCCAGGCCCAGGCTATCCTGGACATGCGCCTGCAGCGCCTCACCGGCCTGGAACGCGAAAAGCTCATGGAAGAGTATGCCGAGCTCCTGAAGCGCATCGAATACTTCAAGTCCATTCTGGAAAACGAGGACGTGCTCAAGGGCGTCATCCGCGACGAACTCATGGAGGTCGACAAGACCTACACCACCCCGCGCAAGAGCGAGCTGCTGCGTCATGATCTGGACAGCATCGACATCGAAGACCTTATCGCCGACGACGAGGCGGTCATCACCCTGTCGCGCCGGGGCTACATCAAGCGCACTCCGCTGACCAACTACCAGGCCCAGCGCAGGGGCGGTAAGGGCATTTCCGGCGTCCAGACCAGCGACGGCGACTTCATCCAGAACTTCATGCTGACCACCAACCACAAGTGGCTGCTGCTGTTCACCAACTTCGGAAAGATGTTCAAGATCAAGGCGCACCAGGTGCCCGAAGGCAGCCGTTACGCCAAGGGCGCGCATATCGCCAACCTGCTGCCCCTGGACAAGGACGAGCACATCGCAACGGCCATGAGCCTGCAGGACATGTCCTCGGAACGTTTCTTCCTGTTCGTGACCAAGCGCGGCATGATCAAGCGTTCGCCCATGGATCTCTACCAGAACTGCCGGACCACGGGCCTCAAGGCCGTGAACCTCAAGGAAGGCGACGAGCTCATGGGCGTTCAGGAAGTGAACCCGGATGCGGATTGCATCCTGGCCACCCGCAACGGCACGGCCATCCGCTTCAATATCCGCGACGCACGGCCCATGGGCCGCGTGACCGCCGGGGTCAAGGGTATCTCGCTTCGCGGCGACGACGAGGTCGTTTCCGCTGTGACCACCAGCGACGGGGAACGCTTCGAGCTGCTCACGGTCTCCGAAGGCGGCTTCGGCAAGCGCACCCACATCGAGCAGTACCGGATCCAGTCCCGTGGCGGTAAGGGCATCCTGAACATGCGCCTCACGGACAAGACCGGCTCGGTCATCGGCGCGTGCCTGGTTAATGACACGGACGACATCATCCTGCTGACCTCGGGCAACAAGATCATCCGCATGAAGGTGGAAGAGATCAGCCTGACGCGCGGCCGCGCCACCCAGGGCGTGCGCCTGGTGCGCATGGACGAGGATGTGAATGTGGCCGGTTTCGACCTGGTAATGGATCCCACCGAGACCGAGGAAGAGGACACCGAGGATTAA
- a CDS encoding DUF2975 domain-containing protein, with translation MDKITKPSKYFALLFKVLFYLYPIAMFIFWLDCDVTNTGELILDYDTESTPGMGDLADPEMWQRLCSFIAYMIPGAALMYIYHSLKKLFSLYSQGIIFEHENVKCFRGVAWGLIASNLLAIPAGTLISFIITVTNPEGDRLLHMGIDDTDISMVVVGIMLLVISRIMDEGRKMKEEQAFTV, from the coding sequence ATGGATAAAATAACCAAACCGAGCAAATACTTTGCCCTGCTTTTCAAGGTCCTGTTCTACCTCTACCCCATAGCCATGTTCATCTTCTGGCTGGACTGCGATGTGACAAATACCGGCGAGCTCATTCTGGACTACGACACCGAATCGACTCCGGGAATGGGTGATCTTGCCGATCCTGAAATGTGGCAGCGGTTGTGCAGTTTCATTGCCTACATGATTCCCGGCGCCGCACTCATGTACATCTACCATTCGCTGAAAAAACTCTTTTCCCTGTATTCCCAGGGCATCATCTTCGAGCACGAGAACGTGAAATGTTTCCGGGGAGTCGCATGGGGGCTCATCGCCTCGAATCTGCTGGCCATCCCGGCAGGCACCCTGATCAGCTTCATCATCACCGTCACCAACCCGGAAGGCGACCGCCTGCTCCATATGGGCATCGACGACACCGACATCTCCATGGTGGTTGTGGGCATCATGCTGCTGGTCATCTCCCGGATCATGGACGAAGGCCGTAAGATGAAAGAAGAACAGGCATTTACGGTCTAG
- a CDS encoding glutamine synthetase family protein, whose protein sequence is MDIPVFNCKNADDVLKAVKDYDVSFIQYWFVDILGTLKSFQITPNELEASFEEGMGFDGSSILGFCRIDESDMVAMPDPTTFQICSWRPTEKPVARMFCDVVNPDGTPFAADSRYIFKKTLAQAAEKGYTYYVGPELEFFTFADDQDTEILDRGGYFDAPPLDLGNNIRRDIIFSLEAMGMQVEYSHHEVAPSQHEIDLRYAEGMKMADTAMTYRVVVKETARKHGCYATFMPKPIFGENGSGMHVHQSLFKNGKNVFYDASDEYHLSPEGKSYIAGILRHAPEFVCVTNQWVNSYKRLVPGYEAPVYIAWARRNRSALVRVPMYKPGKEAATRMELRCPDPAANPYLAFAVMLAAGLKGMEENYELAAPVEEDIFEMNDRQLKRNKIKALPGSLYEAAMALKKSKFMRDVLGDHLHTALVENKIAEWDEYRTQVTEFELDKYLPIL, encoded by the coding sequence ATGGATATCCCCGTTTTCAACTGCAAGAACGCCGACGATGTACTCAAAGCCGTCAAGGACTACGACGTCAGCTTCATCCAGTACTGGTTTGTGGACATTCTGGGCACCCTGAAATCCTTCCAGATCACCCCCAACGAACTGGAAGCCTCCTTTGAGGAAGGCATGGGCTTCGACGGCTCCTCCATCCTCGGCTTCTGCCGCATCGACGAATCCGACATGGTGGCCATGCCCGATCCCACCACCTTCCAGATCTGCTCCTGGCGTCCCACGGAAAAGCCGGTTGCGCGCATGTTCTGCGACGTGGTCAATCCGGACGGCACCCCGTTCGCTGCCGACTCGCGCTACATTTTCAAGAAGACCCTGGCCCAGGCCGCCGAGAAGGGCTACACCTACTATGTGGGCCCGGAACTGGAGTTCTTCACCTTTGCCGACGACCAGGACACCGAGATCCTGGACCGCGGCGGCTACTTCGACGCTCCGCCCCTCGACCTGGGCAACAACATCCGCCGCGACATCATCTTCTCCCTGGAAGCCATGGGCATGCAGGTGGAATATTCCCACCATGAGGTGGCTCCCTCCCAGCACGAGATCGACCTGCGCTACGCCGAAGGCATGAAAATGGCCGACACGGCCATGACCTACCGCGTGGTGGTCAAGGAAACCGCCCGCAAGCACGGCTGCTACGCCACCTTCATGCCTAAGCCCATATTCGGTGAAAACGGCTCGGGCATGCACGTACACCAGTCCCTGTTTAAGAACGGCAAGAACGTTTTCTACGATGCCTCCGACGAATACCACCTGTCCCCGGAAGGCAAGTCCTACATCGCCGGCATCCTCAGGCACGCGCCCGAATTCGTGTGCGTCACCAACCAGTGGGTCAACTCCTACAAGCGCCTGGTTCCCGGGTACGAGGCCCCGGTCTACATCGCCTGGGCCCGCCGCAACCGCTCGGCCCTGGTGCGCGTCCCCATGTACAAGCCCGGCAAGGAAGCGGCCACCCGCATGGAACTTCGCTGCCCGGACCCGGCCGCCAACCCGTATCTGGCCTTTGCCGTCATGCTGGCAGCGGGCCTCAAGGGTATGGAAGAGAACTACGAGCTGGCCGCACCCGTTGAAGAAGACATCTTTGAAATGAACGACCGCCAACTCAAGCGCAACAAGATCAAGGCCCTGCCCGGCTCCCTGTACGAGGCCGCCATGGCCCTCAAGAAATCCAAGTTCATGCGCGATGTGCTGGGCGACCACCTGCACACCGCCCTGGTGGAAAACAAGATCGCCGAATGGGACGAATACCGCACCCAGGTCACGGAATTCGAACTGGACAAATACCTACCCATTCTCTAG
- the gyrB gene encoding DNA topoisomerase (ATP-hydrolyzing) subunit B encodes MSEKKYTAESITVLEGLAAVRKRPAMYIGSTDIRGLHHLVYEVIDNSIDEAMAGHCDKIKVTLHMDNSCTVSDNGRGIPVDMHPKEGVPALQVVMTTLHAGGKFDNDSYKVSGGLHGVGVSCVNALAEFMESTVKRDGMTYRMKFERGVPVTELEEIGPAHSTGTTQRFRPDEEIFEVNQFDFETLKKRFKELAYLNSGLEIEFKDERTDEREVFKFEGGIRKYVADINAGVNTIGDIIYGEGEAENIMLEFAIQYSMAYKENTYTFANNIRTIEGGTHLAGFKTALTRAINNYVTNADLPKKLIKKLTGDDVREGLTAVISVKLPDPQFEGQTKTKLGNSEAAGLVAALVYEKLNTFFEENPKEARLIIEKVVDAARAREAARKARDLVRRKGALSDNSLPGKLADCQSKNPEDSEIFIVEGDSAGGSAKQGRDPKHQAILPLRGKILNVEKTRFDKMLSNKEVRAMITALGIGIGQEEDEKDYDKLRYHKVVIMTDADVDGSHIRTLLLTFFFRQYQELIERGYLYIAQPPLFRAHKGKFERFITDEGELHSFLLEKAGDDLKLETKSGKTLVGDELMALVDNIRFMRKKFGECETMGITTELYRVLMNYPERIQYSHFETHDPEAFRKDMEEAGFKVEIVVEHDDELEKDRTYLVFENGNGARTRLAMEFFYSKLYKLGYQTYRNLLEQCGEMVFNLEVKDEPREIQGMFDLYEAIIDEAHRGWQIQRYKGLGEMNPEQLWETTMNPENRSMLQVTIEDAAAANDIFMDLMGDNVEPRRDFIERNALMVQELDI; translated from the coding sequence ATGAGCGAGAAAAAGTATACAGCCGAAAGCATTACGGTTCTCGAGGGCCTTGCGGCCGTCCGCAAGCGCCCGGCAATGTACATCGGCTCCACGGATATCCGTGGTCTGCACCACCTGGTTTATGAAGTCATAGACAACTCCATCGACGAGGCCATGGCCGGCCACTGCGACAAGATCAAGGTGACCCTGCACATGGACAACTCCTGCACGGTCTCGGACAACGGCCGCGGTATTCCCGTGGACATGCACCCCAAGGAAGGGGTCCCGGCCCTGCAGGTGGTCATGACCACCCTGCACGCTGGTGGCAAGTTCGACAACGACTCCTACAAGGTTTCCGGCGGCTTGCACGGCGTGGGCGTTTCCTGCGTCAACGCGCTGGCCGAATTCATGGAATCCACGGTCAAGCGCGACGGCATGACCTACCGCATGAAGTTCGAGCGCGGCGTGCCCGTCACCGAGCTGGAGGAGATCGGCCCGGCGCATTCCACGGGAACCACCCAGCGCTTCCGGCCCGACGAGGAGATCTTTGAGGTCAACCAGTTCGACTTCGAGACGCTCAAGAAGCGTTTCAAGGAACTGGCCTACCTCAACTCCGGCCTGGAGATCGAATTCAAGGACGAGCGCACGGACGAGCGCGAGGTGTTCAAGTTCGAGGGCGGTATCCGCAAGTACGTGGCCGACATCAATGCGGGCGTGAACACCATCGGCGACATCATCTATGGTGAGGGCGAGGCCGAGAACATCATGCTCGAGTTCGCCATCCAGTACAGCATGGCCTACAAGGAAAACACCTATACTTTCGCCAACAACATCCGCACCATCGAGGGCGGGACGCACTTGGCCGGCTTCAAAACCGCGCTGACGCGCGCCATCAACAACTACGTCACCAATGCGGACCTGCCCAAGAAACTGATCAAGAAGCTCACCGGCGACGATGTGCGTGAAGGCCTGACCGCGGTCATCTCCGTGAAGCTGCCCGATCCGCAGTTCGAGGGCCAGACCAAGACCAAGCTGGGCAACTCCGAGGCCGCCGGCCTGGTCGCCGCCCTGGTCTACGAGAAGCTGAACACCTTCTTCGAGGAGAATCCCAAGGAGGCGCGGCTGATCATCGAGAAGGTCGTTGATGCGGCTCGGGCCCGCGAGGCGGCCCGCAAGGCTCGCGACCTAGTCCGCCGCAAGGGCGCCCTTTCCGACAACTCCCTGCCGGGCAAGCTGGCCGACTGCCAGTCCAAGAATCCCGAGGACTCGGAAATCTTCATCGTCGAGGGTGACTCCGCAGGCGGCTCCGCCAAGCAGGGACGCGATCCCAAGCACCAGGCCATCCTGCCCCTGCGAGGCAAGATCCTGAACGTGGAAAAGACCCGCTTCGACAAGATGCTTTCCAACAAGGAAGTCCGGGCCATGATCACGGCCCTGGGCATCGGCATCGGCCAAGAAGAGGACGAAAAGGACTACGACAAGCTGCGCTACCACAAGGTCGTCATCATGACTGACGCCGACGTGGACGGATCGCACATCCGCACCCTGCTGCTGACCTTCTTCTTCCGTCAGTACCAGGAGCTCATCGAGCGCGGGTATCTCTATATCGCCCAGCCGCCGCTGTTCCGCGCGCACAAGGGCAAGTTCGAGAGGTTCATCACCGACGAGGGTGAACTGCACAGCTTCCTGCTGGAAAAGGCCGGGGACGACCTCAAGCTGGAGACGAAATCCGGCAAGACCCTGGTGGGCGACGAACTCATGGCCCTGGTGGACAACATCCGGTTCATGCGCAAGAAATTCGGCGAGTGCGAAACCATGGGCATCACCACCGAGCTTTACAGGGTGCTCATGAACTACCCCGAGCGCATCCAGTACAGCCATTTCGAGACCCATGATCCCGAAGCGTTCAGGAAGGACATGGAAGAGGCCGGTTTCAAGGTCGAAATCGTGGTGGAACACGACGACGAGCTGGAAAAGGACCGCACCTACCTGGTCTTTGAGAACGGGAACGGCGCGCGCACCCGTCTGGCCATGGAGTTCTTCTATTCCAAGCTCTACAAGCTGGGCTACCAGACCTACCGCAACCTGTTGGAGCAATGCGGCGAGATGGTCTTCAACCTGGAGGTCAAGGACGAGCCGCGCGAGATCCAGGGCATGTTCGATCTCTACGAAGCCATCATCGATGAGGCCCACCGAGGCTGGCAGATCCAGCGCTACAAGGGTCTGGGCGAAATGAACCCGGAACAGCTCTGGGAAACCACCATGAATCCGGAAAACCGCAGCATGCTCCAGGTGACCATCGAGGATGCGGCCGCGGCCAATGACATCTTCATGGACCTCATGGGCGACAACGTGGAACCCAGACGCGATTTCATTGAACGCAACGCACTCATGGTGCAGGAACTCGACATCTAA
- a CDS encoding tetratricopeptide repeat protein, with product MNRFTIALLAALLLCCAACGSETEDSVNLSAARDSYSKGFYLEAETGYERYLQLNPQGEFRKEAWERLLEISLNIKGDLERSVALLDAMALELGDDKAEAWRVLYRLGDIYDQMGKRQKSIEAFEKCLILAIDMPAETVKTQLRMARVYRSLGNYDLVMDTLQNCSRNAENDAARAQCLYELAQSCSLINNWNMVKKSIEELLTLNGVDPETRAMATFLLAEAYEDEHRYAEAVSLLKSILDTYPNPMVVEARLKALAAIKPQ from the coding sequence ATGAACCGCTTCACCATTGCGCTGCTGGCCGCGCTGCTTTTGTGCTGCGCGGCCTGCGGCAGTGAAACCGAGGACTCGGTCAACCTTTCGGCGGCCCGGGATTCCTATTCCAAGGGATTCTATCTGGAAGCCGAGACCGGGTATGAGCGGTATCTGCAACTCAATCCCCAGGGCGAGTTCCGCAAGGAGGCCTGGGAGCGGCTGCTGGAGATATCCCTGAACATCAAGGGTGATCTGGAGCGCTCCGTGGCTCTGCTGGACGCCATGGCCCTGGAGCTGGGAGACGACAAGGCCGAGGCCTGGAGGGTTTTGTACCGGCTGGGCGACATCTACGACCAGATGGGCAAGCGCCAGAAGTCCATCGAGGCCTTTGAGAAGTGTCTGATCCTGGCCATCGACATGCCCGCGGAAACCGTCAAGACCCAGCTGCGCATGGCCCGTGTCTACCGCAGCCTGGGCAACTACGACCTGGTGATGGATACCTTGCAGAACTGTTCCAGGAATGCGGAAAACGATGCGGCCCGCGCCCAGTGTCTTTACGAACTGGCCCAGAGCTGCAGCCTGATCAACAACTGGAACATGGTCAAAAAATCCATCGAGGAGTTGCTGACCCTGAACGGGGTTGATCCGGAGACGCGGGCCATGGCCACCTTTCTGCTGGCCGAGGCCTACGAGGACGAGCACCGGTACGCGGAAGCCGTATCCTTGCTCAAATCCATTCTGGACACGTATCCCAACCCCATGGTCGTGGAAGCGCGCTTAAAGGCCCTGGCGGCCATAAAGCCGCAATAA
- a CDS encoding sensor histidine kinase, which translates to MQVSRCCSRMVCGLLLVLLWAAMALQAWGGETRRVLFVSSYSMRLSWGASVAEAVRDTLFEYDPSVELTMEFMDTKRYHSDFYYNNLKSFYKYKYGNTRFDVVITADDNAARFIAELRPEVFPGTPMVFCGVNDMDFAKKHDMTGMTGVFEEVDTLETIKVALDIMPETKMVYVVSDQTTTGEAIVQQVEQAWEANSFKSRYTLIQPDTMEALQAELARLPEDSIVLLLPYVVDSNGKTFTFHQAVDLIAPASPRPIFSFWDFYLNRGIVGGKLISGATQGGYAARMAIRILEGAPVSSVPIVYKSPNRFMFDYRQLKRFGISMDALPPGSIVTHMPDNIWARYWKAILVVSAVILALLAIIVVLSFNIAARHRAEKKLAALNANLEKLVKKRTEELVRTNIKLQRSDNVKTSLMNTVTHDLRTPLTSIIGFATMIRRDIDKYFGNTATDEKSARKLSRIRSNLEVIGEEGERMTRLISDFLDISKLEAGKAAWNVVEIDAVKLCTDAAKAVIGDFDAREGVTLETDIAGKLPRIMVDYDRMRQVLSNLLSNAAKFTEKGYVRLSAGLDEQGLILVSVADSGVGIPEDKLDEIFESFYQVESGDKARKVLGTGIGLSICRDIVEHFGGRIWAAPNPGGGTVVSFTLPPCK; encoded by the coding sequence ATGCAGGTTTCGCGTTGTTGTTCACGGATGGTGTGCGGGCTGTTGCTGGTTCTCTTGTGGGCGGCCATGGCCTTGCAGGCATGGGGCGGCGAAACCCGGCGGGTACTGTTTGTCAGCTCCTATTCCATGCGTCTTTCCTGGGGCGCCTCGGTGGCCGAGGCCGTGCGCGATACCCTTTTCGAGTACGACCCATCCGTGGAACTGACCATGGAGTTCATGGATACCAAGCGGTATCATTCTGATTTTTACTATAATAATCTGAAATCATTTTATAAATATAAGTACGGAAACACCAGGTTCGACGTGGTCATCACTGCGGACGACAATGCTGCCCGGTTCATCGCCGAATTGCGGCCCGAGGTGTTTCCGGGCACCCCCATGGTCTTTTGCGGCGTCAACGACATGGATTTTGCCAAAAAGCACGACATGACGGGCATGACCGGCGTGTTCGAAGAGGTGGATACGCTTGAAACCATCAAGGTGGCCCTGGATATCATGCCCGAGACGAAGATGGTGTATGTGGTCAGTGACCAGACTACCACCGGGGAAGCCATTGTCCAGCAGGTGGAGCAGGCCTGGGAGGCCAATTCCTTCAAGTCGCGGTACACCTTGATACAGCCCGACACCATGGAGGCCCTGCAGGCCGAGCTGGCCAGGCTGCCGGAAGATTCGATCGTGCTGCTCCTGCCCTACGTGGTGGACAGCAACGGAAAGACATTCACCTTTCACCAGGCCGTGGACCTCATTGCCCCGGCATCGCCTCGGCCCATTTTCAGCTTCTGGGATTTCTACCTGAACAGGGGAATAGTGGGCGGCAAGCTCATCTCCGGCGCCACCCAGGGCGGGTATGCCGCGCGCATGGCCATCCGCATCCTGGAGGGAGCGCCCGTATCCTCGGTGCCCATCGTCTACAAGAGCCCCAACCGGTTCATGTTCGACTATCGCCAGCTGAAGCGTTTCGGCATTTCCATGGATGCGCTTCCTCCTGGAAGCATTGTCACCCATATGCCGGACAATATCTGGGCCAGGTACTGGAAGGCCATTCTGGTTGTTTCCGCCGTCATTCTGGCGCTTTTGGCCATCATTGTGGTGCTTTCCTTCAATATCGCGGCCCGGCACAGGGCCGAGAAGAAACTGGCCGCCCTCAACGCCAACCTGGAAAAATTGGTCAAGAAGCGCACCGAGGAGTTGGTGCGGACAAATATCAAGCTGCAGCGCTCGGACAACGTCAAGACATCGCTCATGAACACGGTCACTCATGATTTGCGCACCCCCCTGACTTCCATCATCGGGTTTGCGACCATGATCCGCAGGGATATCGACAAGTATTTCGGGAATACCGCCACCGATGAAAAGAGCGCCAGGAAGCTTTCCCGCATCCGTTCCAACCTGGAGGTCATCGGCGAGGAAGGAGAACGGATGACCAGGCTCATCAGCGATTTCCTGGATATTTCCAAACTGGAGGCGGGTAAGGCCGCCTGGAACGTCGTGGAAATTGATGCGGTGAAGCTCTGTACGGATGCGGCCAAGGCGGTCATCGGGGATTTCGATGCCCGCGAAGGGGTGACCCTGGAAACGGACATTGCCGGAAAGCTGCCCAGAATCATGGTGGATTACGACCGCATGCGCCAGGTGCTTTCCAACCTGCTCAGCAATGCGGCCAAGTTCACGGAAAAGGGGTATGTCCGGCTTTCCGCCGGGCTGGACGAACAGGGCCTGATTCTGGTGTCCGTGGCCGACAGCGGTGTGGGTATCCCCGAGGACAAGCTGGACGAGATTTTCGAGTCCTTTTACCAGGTGGAATCCGGCGACAAGGCCAGAAAGGTCCTGGGAACGGGCATCGGCCTGTCCATCTGCCGGGACATCGTGGAGCATTTCGGCGGCCGCATCTGGGCCGCGCCCAACCCCGGAGGCGGCACGGTCGTCTCCTTTACCCTGCCGCCCTGCAAATAA